From Planifilum fimeticola, the proteins below share one genomic window:
- a CDS encoding FGGY-family carbohydrate kinase, translating to MRRLLLGIDAGTSVVKAVLYQTDGTPLAMESTKLKIESVHPLWMEVDMNAVWQAVMKTVQSLVNSASVRPEEILAVGVTGQGDGCWLVTEDGSPVRSAILWADGRAADQVKDWFSDGTAESAFSVNGSVVFPGSQAAILHWLKRMEPESLEKSRWALYCKDWLHLNLTGELCTDPSDASLPFFNIAKRSYDPLLLSIYGIEDLEHLLPPVRPATQIGGRLRKEAAEQMGLAPDIPVVTGPFDIVACSIGTGTLRDGEGYTILGSTCLSGMVMSRCHLEPRDVGMTICHRDPDKWLRVMGVMMGTPNVDWFLKELGGNLHSQALTRNKSLFQHMDEAVSGIPAGAEGVLYLPYLSPSGERAPFVKATARAQFTGLTINHSDLHLLRAVLEGVAFSIRDSYEHMPVPISDIKLTGGGARSGVWPQIIADVTGKAVSIPAVEETGTLGAALNAAVAIGLFSDLEEAVHHCVRMTRRFEPDLKNRSLYDEMFGLYRKTYKTMWELWDHHQRVVESKLIPLGTR from the coding sequence GTGCGCAGGCTGTTGTTGGGCATCGATGCCGGAACCAGCGTGGTGAAGGCCGTCCTCTACCAAACCGATGGAACGCCCCTGGCGATGGAGAGCACCAAGCTGAAGATCGAATCGGTTCATCCCCTCTGGATGGAAGTGGATATGAACGCGGTTTGGCAGGCGGTCATGAAAACGGTGCAGTCCCTGGTGAATTCGGCTTCGGTCCGTCCGGAGGAGATTTTGGCCGTCGGAGTGACGGGACAGGGGGACGGTTGTTGGCTGGTGACCGAGGACGGTTCTCCCGTCCGATCCGCCATCTTGTGGGCGGACGGCCGGGCGGCGGATCAAGTGAAGGACTGGTTTTCGGACGGAACGGCGGAATCGGCGTTTTCCGTCAACGGATCGGTGGTTTTTCCCGGCTCCCAGGCGGCGATTCTTCACTGGCTGAAGCGGATGGAGCCGGAATCGCTGGAGAAAAGCCGGTGGGCGCTGTACTGCAAGGATTGGCTTCACCTCAACTTAACGGGGGAACTGTGCACGGACCCGAGTGACGCCTCATTGCCGTTTTTCAATATCGCGAAGCGTAGCTATGATCCGCTCCTTTTGTCGATCTACGGAATCGAGGATCTGGAGCATTTGCTCCCGCCCGTCCGCCCGGCCACGCAGATCGGCGGCCGTCTGCGGAAGGAAGCGGCGGAGCAGATGGGGCTCGCACCCGATATCCCCGTCGTGACGGGTCCCTTTGATATTGTCGCGTGTTCCATCGGGACGGGAACGCTTCGGGACGGAGAAGGATACACCATTCTGGGAAGCACGTGTCTGAGCGGAATGGTCATGTCCCGCTGCCATCTGGAACCCAGGGACGTGGGCATGACGATTTGTCACCGCGATCCGGACAAATGGCTCCGGGTGATGGGGGTGATGATGGGAACCCCCAATGTCGACTGGTTTTTGAAGGAGCTGGGTGGAAACCTGCATTCCCAAGCATTGACGCGCAACAAATCCCTGTTTCAACATATGGATGAGGCGGTCTCCGGGATTCCCGCAGGCGCCGAAGGAGTCCTGTATCTGCCTTATTTATCTCCGTCCGGGGAACGGGCCCCCTTCGTCAAGGCGACGGCTCGGGCGCAATTCACCGGCCTGACGATCAATCACTCGGATCTGCACCTGCTTCGGGCCGTGCTGGAAGGGGTGGCCTTTTCGATCCGGGATTCCTACGAGCATATGCCCGTGCCGATCAGCGACATCAAATTGACGGGGGGCGGGGCCCGCAGCGGGGTCTGGCCCCAGATCATCGCGGACGTCACCGGCAAAGCTGTGTCGATTCCCGCGGTGGAGGAAACAGGAACCCTGGGTGCCGCCCTGAACGCTGCAGTAGCGATCGGACTGTTTTCCGATCTCGAGGAAGCGGTTCATCATTGTGTCCGGATGACCCGCCGTTTTGAGCCGGATCTGAAAAACCGTTCCCTGTACGACGAAATGTTCGGGCTGTATCGAAAAACCTACAAGACCATGTGGGAATTGTGGGACCATCATCAGCGGGTGGTCGAGTCAAAGCTGATTCCTTTGGGAACCCGGTGA